From Buchnera aphidicola (Aphis helianthi), the proteins below share one genomic window:
- the coaD gene encoding pantetheine-phosphate adenylyltransferase: protein MKKTAIYPGTFDPITYGHLDIITRATKIFDNIIIAISSDNINKKTIFSLKERIQLAKLATLHLNNIKKIIGFNDLLANLAKKENTNILIRGVRTIFDFDYEIKLAAINKQIYPELDSIFLLSSKDVSFISSSFVKEIAKYKGNVKPYLPKEIHFAFLKKIKKISNK from the coding sequence ATGAAAAAAACAGCAATATATCCAGGTACATTTGATCCAATTACATATGGACATTTAGACATTATAACTCGTGCAACAAAAATTTTTGACAATATAATTATTGCTATTTCCTCTGACAATATAAATAAAAAAACTATTTTTAGTCTAAAAGAACGTATTCAATTAGCTAAATTAGCTACGTTACATCTTAATAACATAAAAAAAATAATTGGTTTTAATGATTTACTAGCTAATTTGGCAAAAAAAGAAAATACTAATATTTTAATTAGAGGGGTACGTACAATATTTGATTTTGATTATGAAATTAAATTAGCCGCTATAAATAAACAGATATATCCTGAATTAGATAGTATATTTTTACTTTCATCTAAAGATGTTTCATTTATATCATCATCTTTTGTAAAAGAAATCGCAAAATATAAAGGAAATGTAAAACCATATCTTCCTAAAGAAATACATTTTGCTTTTTTAAAAAAAATTAAAAAAATATCAAATAAATAG
- a CDS encoding class I SAM-dependent methyltransferase, which translates to MNIYLITRNINTRIQKIINDYNIKHDENASLALIINNNTLELYNRLESRKKIIKVDFLSNQNNYRCSNFKKKNEALYKALGIKKNYFPYVVDATAGFGKDAFLISFWGCYVVMIERHPIIAALLKDGLQRAYENKNIGNWLKKRLHLMFSDSCKILNTSMLKPDIIYLDPMYPTNKKKALPKKNIQFLRNIIQNNDNCENLLNVSRKFAKKRIIVKRPSYAKPLSNEKVEFSINNKNNRFDIYLPFK; encoded by the coding sequence ATGAATATATATTTAATTACAAGAAATATTAATACAAGAATACAGAAAATAATTAATGATTATAATATAAAACATGATGAAAATGCTTCTTTAGCATTAATAATAAATAATAATACATTAGAATTATATAATCGTCTAGAATCTCGGAAAAAAATTATTAAAGTTGATTTTTTATCTAATCAAAATAATTATAGATGTTCAAATTTTAAAAAAAAAAATGAAGCTCTTTATAAAGCATTAGGAATTAAAAAAAATTATTTTCCCTATGTTGTAGATGCTACAGCTGGATTTGGTAAAGACGCATTTTTAATTTCTTTTTGGGGTTGCTATGTAGTTATGATTGAACGTCATCCAATAATTGCTGCCTTATTGAAAGATGGTTTACAAAGAGCATATGAAAATAAAAATATTGGAAATTGGTTAAAAAAAAGATTACATTTAATGTTTTCCGATAGTTGTAAAATTCTTAATACATCAATGTTAAAACCAGATATTATTTATTTGGATCCAATGTATCCTACAAATAAAAAAAAAGCATTGCCTAAAAAAAATATACAATTTTTACGAAATATTATTCAAAATAATGATAATTGTGAAAATTTATTAAATGTTTCTAGAAAATTTGCAAAAAAAAGAATTATTGTTAAAAGACCTTCTTATGCAAAACCTTTATCTAATGAAAAAGTTGAATTTTCAATAAATAATAAAAATAATCGTTTTGATATATATTTACCCTTTAAATAA
- a CDS encoding inorganic phosphate transporter: MLYLFSYSDLNHSLFIFLALFFVLCYEAINGFHDTANAVSTLIYTRAMSSNLAVIMSGIFNFLGVLFGGLTVAYAIIHLLPNDLLLNGSSKQALAMVFSILLAAILWNLSTWYFCLPASSSHSLIGAIIGIGLTNALTTGSSLVNALNIPKILNIFVSLVLSPIIGLIISGSLIFLLRYISNKYKKFNKIHMTPLERKQNDGKKNPPISIKIALILSSIGVSYAHGANDGQKGIGLIMLVLVSIAPVNFLVNLNASKKEIIYTKNAINDLDKYYSNDYFQIIKKKYKNNKLYFNYINIIKNIKDTQNLLNHVYDYNILNIQQRFQLRHFLLYISENIDQITNSNISNNEKIFLYKIKKNILITVEYAPIWIILIIALALSIGTMFGWKRIVVTIGEKIGKKRMTYAQAMSAQITASVSIGIASYTGIPVSTTHILSSSVAGSMLADGDQIQKSTIKNIILAWILTLPVSILLSSFLYWIALFLI; the protein is encoded by the coding sequence ATGCTATATTTATTTTCTTATTCTGACTTGAATCATAGTTTATTTATTTTTTTGGCTTTGTTTTTTGTTTTATGTTATGAAGCTATTAATGGTTTTCATGATACAGCTAATGCTGTTTCAACTTTAATTTATACTAGAGCAATGTCTTCTAATCTTGCTGTAATCATGTCTGGTATATTTAATTTTTTAGGTGTTTTATTTGGGGGTTTAACAGTAGCGTATGCTATTATTCATTTACTGCCAAATGATCTTTTATTAAATGGAAGTTCAAAGCAAGCACTTGCAATGGTTTTTTCTATTTTACTTGCTGCTATTTTATGGAATTTATCTACCTGGTATTTTTGTTTACCTGCATCTAGTTCTCATTCTCTTATTGGAGCAATTATAGGAATTGGTTTAACTAATGCACTTACTACAGGATCATCTTTAGTTAATGCATTAAATATTCCTAAAATTTTAAATATTTTCGTATCTTTAGTTTTATCTCCTATCATAGGATTAATTATTTCTGGAAGTTTAATATTTTTATTAAGATATATTTCAAATAAATATAAAAAATTTAATAAAATTCATATGACTCCATTAGAACGCAAACAAAATGATGGAAAAAAAAACCCACCTATTTCAATAAAAATAGCATTGATTTTGTCGTCTATTGGAGTAAGTTATGCTCATGGAGCAAATGATGGTCAAAAGGGAATTGGATTAATTATGCTTGTATTGGTCAGTATTGCACCAGTAAATTTTTTAGTCAATTTAAATGCTTCGAAAAAAGAAATTATTTATACAAAAAATGCAATTAATGATTTAGATAAATATTATTCAAACGACTATTTTCAAATAATTAAAAAAAAATATAAAAACAATAAATTATATTTTAATTATATTAATATAATAAAAAATATTAAAGATACTCAAAATTTATTAAATCATGTTTATGATTATAATATATTAAATATACAACAGAGATTTCAATTACGTCATTTTTTACTTTATATTTCTGAAAATATTGATCAAATAACTAATTCGAATATTTCAAATAATGAAAAGATTTTTTTATATAAGATTAAAAAAAACATACTTATAACTGTTGAATATGCACCAATTTGGATAATATTGATTATTGCTCTTGCTTTGTCTATAGGTACAATGTTTGGTTGGAAACGTATAGTTGTAACTATTGGTGAAAAAATAGGAAAAAAAAGAATGACATATGCACAAGCTATGTCAGCACAAATAACTGCTTCTGTTTCTATTGGGATAGCTAGTTATACAGGTATTCCTGTTTCTACAACACATATTCTATCATCGTCAGTAGCAGGCTCAATGTTAGCTGATGGTGATCAAATTCAAAAAAGTACTATAAAAAATATTATTCTTGCCTGGATATTAACTTTACCTGTTTCAATTTTACTTTCTAGTTTCTTATATTGGATAGCATTATTTTTAATATAA
- a CDS encoding MFS transporter, translated as MYIKKNTKKFNQIVLSLFLGGFSSFSILYCVQAILPIFSKQFCLTATESSLSLSATTAMMAIGALFTGVLSDIIGRKLIMSISLLIASVLTIICSTIDHWNMIIFIRALIGLSLSGVVAITITYIVEEVHSNSLSLCIGLYISGNTIGGCSGRILSSMIAEYFSWNVSLFIIGVFSLISSFLFLYFLPSSKNFYPISINYKKFLSNFYSHLKNPILFNLFMLGFLLMGSFVTIFNYIGYRLILKPFLFTPSSIGLLSIIYLTGVYSSPKAGILINKYNKGKILVISLLLMIVGLLITQFNQITTIILGLIIFSGGFFASHSIASSWVSAYAKFAKVQATSLYLFFYYLGSSIFGTFSGYFWFYSKWLGISIFMIIVLICGIFLSLKLKKLN; from the coding sequence ATGTATATTAAAAAAAATACAAAAAAATTTAATCAAATTGTTTTATCTCTTTTCTTAGGAGGATTTTCTAGTTTTTCGATTTTATATTGCGTTCAAGCAATTTTACCAATATTTTCTAAACAATTTTGTTTAACTGCCACAGAAAGTAGTTTGTCTTTATCAGCTACAACTGCAATGATGGCTATCGGTGCATTGTTTACTGGAGTTTTATCAGATATAATTGGCCGAAAACTAATTATGTCTATATCTTTATTAATAGCATCAGTTTTAACAATTATTTGTTCTACTATAGATCATTGGAATATGATAATTTTTATTCGTGCTTTAATAGGATTATCTTTAAGTGGAGTTGTTGCAATTACTATTACATATATAGTTGAAGAAGTACATTCTAATTCACTATCATTATGTATTGGACTATATATTAGCGGAAATACTATAGGTGGATGTTCTGGTAGGATTTTAAGTAGTATGATAGCTGAATATTTTTCTTGGAATGTTTCATTATTTATTATTGGTGTTTTTTCTTTAATATCATCTTTTCTTTTTTTATATTTTTTACCATCTTCAAAAAACTTTTATCCAATTTCTATTAATTATAAAAAATTTTTAAGTAATTTTTATTCACATTTAAAAAATCCAATATTATTTAATCTTTTTATGTTAGGTTTTTTATTAATGGGAAGTTTTGTTACTATTTTTAATTATATTGGATATCGATTAATATTAAAACCATTTTTATTTACCCCATCAAGTATAGGTTTATTATCTATTATTTATTTAACGGGAGTTTATAGTTCTCCTAAAGCTGGGATTTTAATTAATAAATATAACAAGGGAAAAATATTAGTAATATCACTATTATTAATGATTGTAGGTTTGTTAATTACACAATTTAATCAAATTACAACTATTATTTTAGGACTAATCATTTTTTCAGGAGGATTTTTTGCTTCCCATTCAATTGCTAGTAGTTGGGTTAGCGCATATGCTAAATTTGCTAAAGTTCAAGCTACTTCTTTATATTTATTTTTTTATTATTTAGGTTCAAGTATATTTGGAACATTCAGTGGTTATTTTTGGTTTTATTCAAAATGGTTAGGAATTTCAATATTTATGATAATTGTTTTAATTTGTGGAATATTTTTATCTCTAAAGTTAAAAAAACTTAATTAG
- the dapF gene encoding diaminopimelate epimerase: MNFSKMHGLGNDFMVIESITQDFVLPSLKIKELSNRNTGIGFDQLLLIEKSYNSKYDFHYRIFNSNGNEVEQCGNGARCVGLFLVLKGLTNKKQIHLSTNKKNIIINFISQDIIEVNMNEPDFQLSSIKSLEYLKNHNFSVKIINNNLLCSLVSIGNPHCVIQVESIKHAPVKNISKIIEKKSIFPCGINIGFMQILNKNHIKLRVYERNEGETQSCGSGACAAVAIGIAKNLLANNVKVELLGGNLSIKWKGFGKSLYMIGPANYIYEGFIYI; encoded by the coding sequence ATCAATTTTTCTAAAATGCATGGTTTAGGCAATGATTTTATGGTTATTGAATCAATTACACAAGATTTTGTTCTACCTTCATTAAAAATAAAAGAATTATCAAATCGAAATACTGGAATAGGATTCGATCAATTATTGTTAATTGAAAAATCATATAATTCTAAATATGATTTTCATTATCGTATTTTTAATTCAAATGGAAATGAAGTAGAACAATGTGGAAATGGTGCTCGATGTGTTGGATTATTTCTTGTATTAAAAGGTTTAACTAATAAAAAGCAAATTCATCTTAGTACTAATAAAAAAAATATAATTATTAATTTTATTTCTCAAGATATAATTGAAGTAAATATGAATGAACCTGATTTTCAATTAAGTTCAATAAAAAGTTTAGAATATTTAAAAAATCATAATTTTTCAGTAAAAATTATTAATAATAATTTATTATGTAGTTTAGTTTCTATTGGTAATCCTCACTGTGTTATTCAAGTGGAATCTATCAAGCATGCACCTGTAAAAAATATTAGTAAAATAATAGAAAAAAAATCTATTTTTCCTTGTGGAATAAATATAGGATTTATGCAAATTTTAAATAAAAATCATATTAAATTAAGAGTTTATGAACGTAATGAAGGAGAAACTCAATCCTGTGGAAGCGGCGCATGTGCTGCCGTTGCAATAGGTATTGCAAAAAATCTTCTTGCTAATAATGTTAAAGTTGAATTATTAGGTGGAAATTTATCAATTAAATGGAAAGGTTTTGGAAAATCTCTATACATGATAGGACCAGCGAACTATATTTACGAAGGTTTTATATATATATAA
- the cyaY gene encoding iron donor protein CyaY codes for MKTKIISNQINNYYKLIDELFFKIEDNLNLYINKIDFDYEIQNYVMTITFSNKSLIIINKQEFLQQVWLATKLNAYHFSYNIDKWICNRSNKNFWKIFQKSFSIQSNTNITFYNI; via the coding sequence ATGAAAACTAAAATAATTTCTAATCAAATAAACAATTATTATAAATTAATAGATGAATTATTTTTTAAGATTGAAGATAATTTAAATTTATATATTAATAAAATTGATTTTGATTATGAAATACAAAATTATGTAATGACTATTACCTTTTCAAATAAAAGTTTGATTATAATTAATAAACAAGAATTTTTGCAACAAGTTTGGTTGGCTACAAAATTAAATGCATATCATTTTAGCTATAATATAGATAAGTGGATTTGTAATCGAAGTAATAAAAATTTTTGGAAAATATTTCAAAAATCTTTTTCCATACAATCTAATACAAATATAACATTTTATAATATTTAA
- the hemC gene encoding hydroxymethylbilane synthase, which produces MQKKILRIATRKSPLALEQTKYVEKKILSLYPNVNIQLVPIVTHGDNILNKSLSKIGGKGLFIKELEFALLDNRADIAIHSMKDLPVHITKELCLASICKRGNPLDSLVSNYYKSINQLPKGAIVGTSSLRRQCQLITYRPDLVVSPLRGNIETRIAKLDQGKYDAIILATEGLNRLNLKNRISQIIPAELSLPSCGQGAIGIQSRLHDKKMLFFLSRLNHFNTYIEINAERAFCKNLEAGCQIPIGSYAILKKNKIWLRGLIGSPDGSIILKGERIGWYNTAEEMAFSLANELLENGARKILDDIYA; this is translated from the coding sequence ATGCAAAAAAAAATATTAAGAATTGCTACTAGAAAAAGTCCTTTAGCTTTAGAACAGACTAAATACGTTGAAAAAAAAATATTATCTTTATATCCAAATGTCAATATACAATTAGTACCTATAGTTACACATGGAGATAATATTTTAAATAAATCGCTTTCTAAAATTGGAGGAAAGGGACTTTTTATAAAAGAATTAGAATTTGCTCTTCTTGATAATCGAGCAGATATTGCAATACATTCAATGAAAGATTTACCTGTTCATATTACTAAAGAATTGTGTTTAGCTAGTATTTGTAAAAGAGGAAATCCATTAGATTCATTAGTTTCTAATTATTATAAATCTATCAATCAACTACCTAAAGGAGCAATAGTTGGAACATCGAGTTTAAGAAGGCAATGTCAATTAATAACTTATCGCCCTGATTTAGTAGTTTCTCCTTTAAGAGGTAATATCGAAACAAGAATAGCAAAATTAGATCAAGGTAAATATGATGCAATAATTTTAGCAACTGAAGGACTAAATAGATTAAATTTAAAAAATCGGATTTCTCAAATTATACCAGCCGAATTATCACTTCCTTCATGTGGTCAAGGAGCAATTGGAATACAATCTAGATTACATGACAAAAAAATGCTATTTTTTTTATCACGTTTAAATCATTTTAATACTTATATTGAAATTAATGCAGAACGTGCATTTTGTAAAAATTTGGAAGCTGGATGTCAAATTCCAATTGGAAGTTATGCAATTCTTAAAAAAAATAAAATTTGGCTTAGAGGATTAATTGGCTCTCCTGATGGTAGTATTATATTAAAAGGAGAACGAATAGGATGGTATAATACTGCAGAAGAAATGGCGTTTTCTTTAGCTAATGAATTACTTGAAAATGGTGCACGTAAAATTCTTGATGACATTTATGCTTAA
- a CDS encoding uroporphyrinogen-III synthase translates to MKILVMRPSPEGEKLAKILNYIGISSWHFSLFNFLPSTSPISLSKKIYELYTSDVILIFSKKSIYYTNLYLINNNLNWPISPDYYAIGKGTALFLKKYIKKKF, encoded by the coding sequence ATGAAAATATTAGTAATGAGACCTTCTCCTGAAGGTGAAAAATTAGCAAAGATACTAAATTATATAGGAATTTCATCTTGGCATTTTTCTTTATTTAATTTTTTACCTAGTACAAGTCCAATTAGTTTATCAAAAAAAATTTATGAACTATATACATCAGATGTTATCCTTATTTTTTCTAAAAAATCTATCTATTATACAAATTTATACTTAATTAACAATAACTTAAATTGGCCTATTAGTCCAGATTATTATGCTATTGGTAAAGGTACTGCTCTTTTTCTTAAAAAATATATTAAAAAAAAATTTTAG
- a CDS encoding uroporphyrinogen-III synthase: MYKKDLNKSKIILLKGENGRKLVETSLIKNNYNISIIECYKKVFKIINNHVEIKKWRSYKINTLVVTSGELLKRLNEIVDISNKQEWLFKCKIFVVGNRLSRIAQKIGWRDIIISNYANNKNLLNIIKKYN; this comes from the coding sequence ATATATAAAAAAGATCTTAATAAATCTAAAATAATTTTGTTAAAGGGAGAAAATGGTAGAAAATTAGTAGAAACAAGTTTAATAAAAAATAATTATAATATATCTATTATTGAATGCTATAAAAAAGTTTTTAAAATAATAAATAATCATGTAGAAATAAAAAAGTGGCGTTCTTATAAAATTAATACATTAGTAGTAACTAGTGGTGAACTTTTGAAAAGATTAAACGAAATAGTTGACATTTCAAATAAACAAGAATGGTTATTTAAATGCAAAATATTTGTTGTAGGAAATCGTTTAAGTAGAATAGCCCAAAAAATAGGATGGAGGGATATTATTATATCGAATTATGCTAATAACAAAAATTTATTAAATATTATTAAAAAATATAATTAA
- the rho gene encoding transcription termination factor Rho: MNLTALKNMPVSELIILGEKMGLENLARMRKQDIIFAILKQHAKSGEDIFGDGVLEILQDGFGFLRSADSSYLAGPDDIYVSPSQIRRFNLRTGDTISGKIRPPKEGERYFALLKVNEVNYDKPENARSKILFENLTPLHANSRLRMERGNGSTEDLTARVLDLASPIGRGQRGLIVAPPKAGKTILLQNIAQSIAYNHPDCVLMVLLIDERPEEVTEMQRLVKGEVVASTFDEPASRHVQVAEMVIEKAKRLVEHRKDVIILLDSITRLARAYNTVVPASGKVLTGGVDANALHRPKRFFGAARNVEEGGSLTIIATALVDTGSKMDEVIYEEFKGTGNMELPLSRKIAEKRVFPAIDYNRSGTRKEELLTLPDELQKMWILRKIIHPMSEIDAMEFLLNKLSMTKTNDEFFDMMKRS; encoded by the coding sequence ATGAATCTTACCGCACTTAAAAATATGCCAGTTTCCGAATTAATTATTCTTGGTGAAAAAATGGGGTTGGAAAATTTAGCGCGTATGCGTAAACAAGATATTATTTTTGCCATCCTTAAACAACATGCAAAAAGTGGAGAAGATATATTTGGAGACGGAGTTTTAGAGATATTACAAGATGGATTTGGATTTCTTCGTTCTGCTGATAGCTCTTATTTAGCTGGTCCTGATGATATATATGTATCACCTAGTCAAATTCGTAGGTTTAACTTAAGAACTGGTGATACTATCTCTGGAAAAATAAGACCACCTAAAGAAGGTGAAAGATATTTTGCTTTATTAAAAGTTAATGAAGTTAATTATGATAAACCTGAAAATGCAAGAAGTAAAATTTTATTTGAAAATTTAACACCCTTACACGCTAATTCTCGTCTAAGAATGGAAAGAGGAAATGGTTCAACAGAAGATTTAACTGCAAGAGTATTAGATTTAGCTTCACCTATAGGAAGAGGTCAAAGAGGTTTAATTGTAGCACCTCCAAAAGCAGGAAAAACTATATTATTACAGAATATTGCACAAAGTATAGCTTATAATCATCCAGATTGTGTTTTAATGGTTTTATTAATTGACGAAAGACCAGAAGAAGTTACTGAAATGCAAAGATTAGTTAAAGGGGAAGTTGTTGCTTCTACTTTCGACGAACCAGCATCAAGACATGTACAAGTAGCAGAAATGGTAATTGAAAAAGCAAAACGATTAGTCGAACACAGAAAAGATGTTATTATATTACTTGATTCTATTACACGTTTGGCACGTGCTTATAATACTGTTGTTCCAGCTTCAGGTAAGGTATTAACAGGAGGAGTTGATGCAAATGCACTACATCGACCTAAACGATTTTTTGGAGCTGCTCGTAATGTAGAAGAAGGTGGTAGTTTAACAATTATTGCAACTGCATTAGTTGATACTGGTTCAAAAATGGATGAAGTAATTTATGAAGAATTTAAAGGTACAGGAAATATGGAATTACCATTATCTAGAAAAATAGCAGAAAAACGTGTTTTTCCAGCGATTGATTACAACAGATCTGGAACAAGAAAAGAAGAGTTATTAACCTTACCAGATGAACTTCAAAAAATGTGGATATTAAGAAAAATTATTCACCCTATGAGTGAAATAGATGCAATGGAATTTTTGTTAAATAAATTATCTATGACTAAAACTAATGACGAATTTTTTGATATGATGAAACGTTCTTAA
- the trxA gene encoding thioredoxin TrxA — protein sequence MNNIIELTDQNFEEKVLKKTGFILVDFWAEWCNPCKMLAPILEEIANEYVNKIQIGKLNIEKSPKTAPMYSIRGIPALLLFHNSQVLATKIGAISKLQLQTFLDENIK from the coding sequence ATGAATAATATCATTGAATTGACTGATCAAAACTTTGAAGAAAAAGTATTAAAAAAAACAGGTTTTATATTAGTTGACTTTTGGGCTGAATGGTGTAATCCATGTAAAATGTTAGCACCTATTTTAGAAGAAATAGCAAATGAATATGTTAATAAAATTCAAATTGGAAAACTGAATATCGAAAAAAGTCCAAAAACAGCACCTATGTATTCTATTCGAGGTATTCCTGCATTATTATTATTTCATAATAGTCAGGTTCTCGCAACTAAAATTGGAGCGATTTCTAAATTACAACTCCAAACATTTTTAGATGAGAATATTAAATAA